The proteins below are encoded in one region of Myxococcales bacterium:
- a CDS encoding HTTM domain-containing protein has product MLFAAVMFSGLVRFLLQGWVDTLYVQPTFFFHYDGFSWVRVWPEWGIYLHYALLMLLALFIGVGFMYRLSCALFFLAFSYLQLMDVSNYLNHYYLVALLALLLCFLPAHHCWSVDAWLFPKLREDRVAAWTIYLLRFQIALVYLYAALAKVNSDWLLYAQPLGLWMGARTHLPIIGPFLGAPWVAYLLSWAGFLYDASIVFWLSWRRSRPFAYLVVLAFHAMTYVFFSIGMVPFIMSSVTLIFFSPSWPRILLQRMRRFFPKASKRVEPRSFAMDSGAIRAPAWTLHRRLGAMALLAYLVFQTVFPLRHFAYPGNVLWNEEGMRFAWKVMVREKNGSITYFVQPRGRLSARSSGASTAKKRYQVSPHDYLTFRQAQEMSSQPDLIVKLAEHIADDFQRRGFGAVDVYAEALVSLNGRAPALLLDPSVDLSKGSAALKGKDWILPEPNTAPIRLASR; this is encoded by the coding sequence ATGCTCTTTGCTGCTGTGATGTTTAGCGGGCTTGTCCGCTTTTTGTTACAAGGTTGGGTGGATACGCTTTATGTGCAGCCTACCTTTTTCTTTCACTACGATGGCTTTTCCTGGGTGAGGGTATGGCCCGAGTGGGGCATCTACCTTCACTACGCTTTGCTGATGTTGCTTGCCTTGTTTATCGGCGTAGGTTTTATGTATCGCCTCAGTTGTGCGCTCTTTTTCCTGGCCTTTAGCTACCTGCAGCTCATGGATGTGAGCAACTACCTTAACCACTACTACTTGGTGGCGCTGCTTGCTTTGCTGCTTTGTTTTCTGCCTGCCCATCACTGCTGGTCGGTGGACGCCTGGCTGTTTCCAAAACTTCGCGAGGATCGCGTCGCAGCATGGACGATTTATCTGCTGCGTTTTCAAATCGCCTTGGTCTATCTCTATGCAGCGCTTGCGAAAGTGAACAGCGATTGGCTGCTTTATGCACAACCGTTGGGGCTTTGGATGGGAGCGCGCACGCATCTTCCGATCATCGGCCCTTTTCTTGGTGCACCTTGGGTGGCTTATCTGCTTAGTTGGGCTGGCTTTTTGTACGATGCGAGCATTGTCTTTTGGCTTTCGTGGCGGCGGAGTAGGCCCTTTGCCTATCTCGTGGTGCTCGCGTTTCATGCCATGACATATGTGTTTTTCAGCATTGGGATGGTTCCTTTCATCATGTCGAGTGTGACCTTGATTTTCTTTTCCCCAAGTTGGCCACGCATTTTGCTGCAGCGGATGCGGCGGTTTTTTCCGAAAGCATCGAAGCGAGTTGAGCCTCGGTCTTTTGCGATGGACAGCGGAGCCATTCGTGCCCCGGCCTGGACGCTACACCGACGCTTGGGCGCGATGGCGCTGCTTGCTTACCTTGTCTTTCAAACGGTTTTTCCTCTGAGGCACTTTGCCTATCCAGGCAACGTGCTGTGGAATGAAGAGGGCATGCGCTTTGCGTGGAAAGTCATGGTGCGTGAGAAAAACGGCAGCATTACTTATTTTGTTCAGCCTCGAGGCAGATTGAGCGCGCGCTCGAGCGGCGCGAGCACTGCTAAGAAACGCTATCAAGTCTCGCCACACGACTATCTGACCTTTAGGCAGGCTCAAGAAATGAGCTCGCAGCCGGATTTGATTGTCAAACTTGCCGAGCACATCGCAGATGATTTTCAGAGACGGGGTTTTGGAGCCGTTGATGTGTATGCCGAAGCGCT